The following coding sequences lie in one Daphnia pulex isolate KAP4 chromosome 1, ASM2113471v1 genomic window:
- the LOC124200551 gene encoding solute carrier family 66 member 2-like isoform X1 — MTFGPLLKNPLLNPLDVLRFMIFGMEGQDDVGLFGKVTIWVVLDWISSLAMIVGGILPYIPQYLKIKKTQNADGFSLYVCLTLLIANILRILFWFGNHYEIPLLIQSIFMNFAMLAIIQLCVQVKQSKQIIRGKEKLFIDDTGSPSSVTIRDFDWRFFWKWTDFRSYLEFIAAFTLSASVLTYMLVGYVIYVEALGFTSLFIEAMLGIPQFYDNYVSKSTLGMSRAMVFLWLAGDSFKTLYFLTRQSPIQFSICGALQIAVDLAILSQTVWFGTTPGRRKGLAGSHVVQ, encoded by the exons ATGACTTTTGGACCATTGCTGAAAAATCCGCTGTTAAATCCTTTAGACGTCCTTCGCTTTATGATTTTTGGGATGGAAGGCCAAGATGACGTAGGTTTGTTTGGGAAAGTAACAATATGGGTTGTTTTGGATTGGATTTCGTCTCTTGCTATGATTGTTGGCGGTATTTTACCATACATTCCACAGtatttaaagataaaaaagacaCAGAATGCTGATGGATTTTCTCTTTATGTCTGCTTGACACTTCTAATTGCCAACATTTTGAGAATTctcttttg GTTTGGAAATCATTACGAAATACCACTGCTGATTCAATCGATTTTCATGAATTTTGCCATGCTAGCTATCATCCAACTATGTGTTCAAGTAAAGCAAAGCAAGCAAATAATTCGTGGAAAGGAGAAGTTGTTCATTG ATGACACAGGATCTCCTTCCTCTGTAACTATTAGGG ATTTTGACTGGCGATTCTTCTGGAAATGGACAGACTTCCGAAGCTATCTGGAATTTATTGCTGCATTCACTCTTTCGGCTTCTGTACTAACCTATATGTTGGTCGGATACGTAATTTATGTTGAAGCTCTTGGATTTACTTCGTTGTTCATTGAAGCCATGCTGGGAATACCGCAGTTTTACGACAATTATGTTTCGAAATCAACGCTTGGAATGAG TCGGGCAATGGTGTTTTTGTGGCTTGCCGGAGATTCATTCAAGACGCTCTACTTTCTCACCAGACAATCTCCGATTCAGTTTTCCATTTGCGGAGCGCTTCAAATCGCCGTAGATTTGGCCATCCTCTCACAAACGGTTTGGTTTGGTACAACTCCTGGCCGCCGTAAGGGCTTAGCCGGATCACATGTCGTTCAATAG
- the LOC124200471 gene encoding heparan sulfate 2-O-sulfotransferase pipe-like produces the protein MMATNKWMLFLAMLVCSVLGWYYHSVNGNCIFGLSNHHRLDQPEKVKEILFFFRVPKTGSEMTVLLLQWLQGINGFRHVRLQNTVHRRLDTFEQRNLREEVLGVLSVSEGLPVAFDRHVYFTDLERLYSGIQRTSEAIKVNYFSSLRDPIDRIVSQFYYTRATPRPDIKLPPHISTPPPTSYRFQTMEECLEAAEPECSFVTGQHYDLQIPYFCGHDEHCTQLNNARALEQAKSNVELHFRVVGVLEQLNCTLRVAEKRIGTFFSGVQQLYFNELLEPKKNKNYGRPRQLREDLQMVLRNNLTMEYMFYTFVKQRLLEQCGESQNENQ, from the exons ATGATGGCGACCAACAAGTGGATGTTGTTTCTGGCTATGCTCGTGTGCTCAGTTCTTGGCTGGTATTATCATTCGGTTAATGGGAACTGCATTTTCGGACTCTCAAATCACCATCGTTTGGACCAACcagaaaaagtcaaagaaattttgttctttttccgtGTGCCCAAAACTGGTAGTGAAATGACAGTTTTGCTGTTACAGTGGCTCCAAGGCATCAATGGCTTTCGTCACGTACGTTTGCAAAATACCGTTCATCGGCGCCTCGATACGTTCGAGCAG CGGAACTTGCGTGAAGAAGTCTTGGGAGTTTTGAGTGTCAGCGAGGGACTACCTGTGGCTTTCGATCGCCACGTATATTTCACCGACTTGGAGCGCTTATACTCTGGAATTCAGAGGACATCTGAGGCTATCAAGGTGAACTATTTCAGCAGTCTACGTGACCCCATAGATCGAATTGTGTCCCAATTCTACTACACTCGAGCCACCCCAAGACCAGACATTAAGCTTCCTCCCCACATATCGACTCCACCACCGACTTCTT ACCGGTTTCAAACAATGGAAGAATGTTTAGAAGCAGCTGAACCCGAATGCTCGTTCGTGACAGGTCAGCATTACGATTTGCAAATTCCCTACTTCTGTGGACACGATGAACACTGCAC GCAACTAAACAATGCCAGAGCGCTGGAACAGGCCAAGAGTAACGTGGAGCTTCACTTCCGTGTCGTTGGTGTTCTGGAGCAACTCAACTGCACTCTACGGGTGGCTGAAAAAAGAATCGGGACTTTTTTCAGCGGTGTTCAACAGTTGTATTTTAACGAACTTCTGG aaccaaagaaaaataaaaattacggGCGTCCAAGGCAGCTGCGCGAGGACTTACAAATGGTTCTGCGAAATAACTTGACGATGGAATACATGTTCTACACATTTGTGAAACAGAGGCTACTTGAGCAATGTGGCGAAAGCCAGAACGAAAatcaatga
- the LOC124200551 gene encoding solute carrier family 66 member 2-like isoform X2, giving the protein MTFGPLLKNPLLNPLDVLRFMIFGMEGQDDVGLFGKVTIWVVLDWISSLAMIVGGILPYIPQYLKIKKTQNADGFSLYVCLTLLIANILRILFWFGNHYEIPLLIQSIFMNFAMLAIIQLCVQVKQSKQIIRGKEKLFIDFDWRFFWKWTDFRSYLEFIAAFTLSASVLTYMLVGYVIYVEALGFTSLFIEAMLGIPQFYDNYVSKSTLGMSRAMVFLWLAGDSFKTLYFLTRQSPIQFSICGALQIAVDLAILSQTVWFGTTPGRRKGLAGSHVVQ; this is encoded by the exons ATGACTTTTGGACCATTGCTGAAAAATCCGCTGTTAAATCCTTTAGACGTCCTTCGCTTTATGATTTTTGGGATGGAAGGCCAAGATGACGTAGGTTTGTTTGGGAAAGTAACAATATGGGTTGTTTTGGATTGGATTTCGTCTCTTGCTATGATTGTTGGCGGTATTTTACCATACATTCCACAGtatttaaagataaaaaagacaCAGAATGCTGATGGATTTTCTCTTTATGTCTGCTTGACACTTCTAATTGCCAACATTTTGAGAATTctcttttg GTTTGGAAATCATTACGAAATACCACTGCTGATTCAATCGATTTTCATGAATTTTGCCATGCTAGCTATCATCCAACTATGTGTTCAAGTAAAGCAAAGCAAGCAAATAATTCGTGGAAAGGAGAAGTTGTTCATTG ATTTTGACTGGCGATTCTTCTGGAAATGGACAGACTTCCGAAGCTATCTGGAATTTATTGCTGCATTCACTCTTTCGGCTTCTGTACTAACCTATATGTTGGTCGGATACGTAATTTATGTTGAAGCTCTTGGATTTACTTCGTTGTTCATTGAAGCCATGCTGGGAATACCGCAGTTTTACGACAATTATGTTTCGAAATCAACGCTTGGAATGAG TCGGGCAATGGTGTTTTTGTGGCTTGCCGGAGATTCATTCAAGACGCTCTACTTTCTCACCAGACAATCTCCGATTCAGTTTTCCATTTGCGGAGCGCTTCAAATCGCCGTAGATTTGGCCATCCTCTCACAAACGGTTTGGTTTGGTACAACTCCTGGCCGCCGTAAGGGCTTAGCCGGATCACATGTCGTTCAATAG
- the LOC124199929 gene encoding flocculation protein FLO11-like, with protein MATNVSLPAVCPSCAAGGIRSSVKLYQINLEQAAVFCENTSCPFPLFSQDVCPLVVSHVAAPIPAANSKFKTRSMDTESMTSSCSVSSWASHGSTISSLSSNVATPPPSISSKPFTWPSSQYSVYQPKATMAPKQNNVFDWITPISSSQSSPASSVFSVNDREVEMVMDKSACPTPNSGLTPSPSPTLSDILEAVGSQPSDNNDSYIESLCSFFDEVSEAPTPTINSPANEETTYTVTELVGVQSATVTDLLSQQLQEAATPVRQSTKRVNEGSDLDESNSQSLDSTSPAVAAWKNIELPKKKSSVIPKKKSSVIPKKPQTPRVRKPRARSGLTSSDESTSSSTPTPQSLVSQPQVAVAVNEEGTTVFTINSLALPSTPRPPSSAKKVKATDSRSRSRRPSKSSNPPRAATVKPAEKHTKKDAFCVQSLVNKFILAAKNKKLP; from the exons ATGGCGACAAAC GTTAGCTTACCGGCTGTGTGCCCCTCGTGTGCTGCCGGCGGAATTCGTTCATCAGTGAAGCTGTACCAGATAAATCTGGAACAAGCTGCTGTTTTCTGTGAAAATACCTCA TGTCCCTTTCCACTGTTTTCACAGGATGTCTGCCCGTTAGTAGTGTCACATGTTGCAGCACCCATACCAGCTGCAAACTCTAAATTCAAAACAAGAAGCATGGATACAGAATCTATGACGTCAAGTTGCTCTG tttcctCTTGGGCGTCACATGGAAGTACTATAAGCAGTCTCTCAAGCAATGTAGCTACTCCACCACCATCAATAAGCAGCAAGCCCTTTACCTGGCCATCGAGTCAATATTCAGTTTACCAACCTAAAGCAACCATGGCTCCAAAgcaaaataatgtttttgatTGGATAACTCCAATTTCTTCATCTCAGTCCAGTCCTGCGTCTTCCGTATTCAGCGTCAATGACAGAGAAGTGGAGATGGTAATGGACAAGTCAGCATGTCCTACTCCTAATTCTGGACTAACCCCAAGCCCAAGCCCTACTTTATCAGATATTTTGGAAGCTGTGGGAAGCCAACCATCAGATAACAATGATTCCTACATTGAGTCACTGTGCTCATTCTTTGATGAAGTGAGCGAGGCACCAACCCCCACCATCAACTCTCCTGCCAACGAGGAAACAACTTACACGGTGACAGAATTAGTCGGTGTGCAAAGTGCTACGGTTACGGATCTGCTGAGTCAGCAACTTCAAGAAGCTGCAACCCCAGTTCGTCAATCAACAAAACGAGTGAATGAAGGGAGTGATTTAGACGAATCTAACTCTCAATCGTTGGATTCAACCTCACCAGCCGTGGCTGCATGGAAAAACATTGAACttccgaaaaagaaatcgtcagttattccgaaaaagaaatcgtcagTAATTCCGAAGAAACCTCAAACACCTCGAGTGAGAAAACCCCGCGCCAGATCTGGTTTAACTAGTTCAGACGAAAGCACATCTTCCTCAACACCTACTCCACAATCGCTTGTTTCTCAGCCTCAAGTAGCTGTAGCCGTGAATGAAGAAGGAACTACTGTCTTTACTATTAACTCCCTCGCACTCCCTTCAACGCCCCGACCACCATCATCCGCAAAGAAAGTAAAAGCCACCGATAGCCGTTCTCGCAGTCGTCGTCCTAGTAAATCTAGCAATCCTCCTAGAGCCGCCACTGTGAAACCTGCCGAAAAACATACTAAAAAAGATGCCTTCTGTGTCCAGTCTTTGGTTAACAAGTTTATTCTAGCagccaaaaacaagaaactccCTTAG
- the LOC124199724 gene encoding T-complex protein 1 subunit gamma-like, whose amino-acid sequence MSGPIIVLSQNTKRESGKKVQIDNITAGKTVADVIRTCLGPRAMLKMLMDPMGGIVLTNDGNAILREITVQHPAAKSMIEISRTQDEEVGDGTTSVIILAGEVLAVSEPFLQQQMHPTLIISAYRQALEDAVTVLRDQISTPVDVNDRSQLLSIIKSCLGTKFINRWSEQACQIALDAVSTVVVDENGRREIDIKRYAKVEKVPGGTMEDSCVLRGVMLNKDVTHPKMRRHIVKPRILLLDCNLEYKKGESQTNIEIMKEEDFTRILELEEEYVQKTCEDIIRVKPDVVFTEKGVSDLAQHYLVKAGITAIRRVRKSDNNRIARASGATIVNRTDEIREEDIGTKAGLFEIKKIGDEYFCFVVECEDPKACTILLRGASKDVLNEVERNLQDAMNVTRNVLLEPKLVPGGGASEMALAYALAEKAKSLTGVTQAPYRAIAQALEVIPRTLAQNCGATVIRTLTALRAKHATGESTWGINGETGELADMKDLGIWDPLAVKLQVLKTAVETAILLLRIDDIVSGSKKKGADSSAPAPGAAADQEAMRE is encoded by the exons ATGTCCGGACCGATTATTGTTCTTA GCCAGAATACCAAGAGGGAGAGTGGAAAGAAGGTTCAGATAGATAATATCACAGCCGGCAAG aCTGTGGCAGATGTCATTCGAACATGTCTTGGACCACGAGCAATGCTGAAAATGCTGATGGATCCTATGGGTGGTATTGTTTTAACTAATGATGGTAATGCCATTCTTAGAGAAATCACTGTCCAGCACCCAGCTGCTAAGTCTATGATTGAGATCTCTCGCACTCAGGATGAGGAG GTTGGAGATGGTACTACATCAGTTATTATTCTAGCTGGAGAAGTTCTTGCTGTTTCAGAACCCTTCTTGCAGCAACAAATGCATCCTACTTTAATCATTTCTGCCTACCGTCAAGCCTTGGAAGATGCTGTTACAGTTCTAAGGGATCAAATCAG cacGCCTGTGGATGTCAATGATCGGTCTCAGTTGTTGTCCATCATCAAATCATGCCTAGGAACTAAATTTATTAATCGCTGGTCTGAGCAAGCTTGTCAAATTGCTCTCGATGCCGTGAGCACAGTCGTAGTTGACGAGAATGGACGTCGGGAAATCGATATCAAGCGATACGCTAAAGTTGAAAAG gtTCCTGGAGGTACCATGGAAGATTCTTGCGTTTTGCGGGGAGTTATGTTGAACAAGGATGTTACTCACCCAAAAATGCGTCGTCATATCGTTAAACCACGCATATTATTGCTAGATTGCAACTTGGAATACAAGAAAGGAGAAAGTCAG ACAAACATCGAGAtcatgaaagaagaagatttcacTCGTATTCTAGAACTTGAGGAAGAGTATGTCCAAAAAACATGCGAAGATATCATCCGAGTAAAGCCTGATGTCGTTTTCACTGAAAAGGGTGTATCAGATTTGGCTCAGCATTACCTGGTCaag GCCGGTATCACTGCTATCCGTCGCGTGAGGAAATCGGACAACAACCGTATTGCTCGTGCCTCTGGAGCTACAATTGTTAACCGTACTGATGAAATTCGCGAGGAAGACATCGGCACAAAAGCTggtctttttgaaattaaaaag ATTGGCGATGAGTACTTCTGCTTTGTGGTCGAGTGCGAAGATCCCAAAGCTTGCACGATTCTTCTACGTGGAGCTTCAAAAGACGTTCTGAATGAAGTGGAGCGAAATTTGCAAGACGCCATGAACGTTACCCGAAATGTTCTTTTGGAACCTAAACTTGTTCCTGGAGGCGGTGCTTCTGAGATGGCTTTGGCATAC GCTCTGGCTGAGAAAGCAAAGAGTTTGACTGGTGTAACTCAGGCGCCTTACCGAGCAATTGCTCAAGCCCTCGAAGTGATTCCTAGAACTCTGGCACAAAACTGTGGTGCTACCGTCATTCGAACTCTGACTGCTCTGCGAGCCAAACATGCTACTGGCGAATCAACTTGGGGTATCAATGGCGAAACCGGTGAACTGGCTGATATGAAGGATCTAGGAATTTGGGATCCTCTTGCCGTTAAACTTCAAGTCCTTAAGACAGCTGTTGAG acTGCAATTCTGCTTTTGCGTATCGACGACATCGTTTCGGGATCCAAAAAGAAGGGTGCTGATAGTTCAGCTCCTGCCCCCGGCGCCGCAGCTGATCAAGAGGCCATGCGTGAATAA
- the LOC124199878 gene encoding uncharacterized protein LOC124199878, with translation MNLLNADHEHITTMITTVFSTARNYLNNETVRSNVVQYLTHKMRSFGLVTGNQIFHPIEFAALFSEGDEGDVPSGTNVIGILPGELWGSQEDEVLVIGAHWDTVPFSGGMDDNGSGVTAVLEVARAMTEGGCRPKHSVIFVAFDLEEVGCLGSIFFVRDFLIQQVLQPHGAKLKGAFILDTIMNYNETQFSQTLSPEWQSALPFFWEDIQAENNTGDFLAVLYRKDVDASLADTLASNWKSDGKPSKKKSQRDNTVDRNPRTFRVNNKEITIMKTQDKPIETVKSSSSKYRLKKVQMDLVAEVGEELELLTGWIDLLRSDHSRFWYHNIESYSHSFPAVLITDTAPYRGIMQECYHQECDSSSANENLKFANIPFLTKTCQALIDTMVSLSESKCLFQSQQQEGTKGRRQGASKQKISSYSSGSRTTFFPQILMVTIALLSLK, from the exons ATGAATCTTCTGAATGCCGATCACGAACATATTACTACCATGATCACGACCGTATTCAGTACGGCGAGGAATTACCTGAATAACGAAACTGTGAGATCAAATGTCGTGCAGTATCTGACGCACAAGATGCGCTCTTTTGGGCTAGTCACGGGCAATCAAATATTCCACCCCATAGAATTCGCCGCATTG TTTTCAGAAGGGGATGAAGGAGACGTTCCTAGTGGGACGAATGTGATTGGCATATTGCCTGGTGAACTTTGGGGAAGTCAAGAAGATGAAGTCTTAGTTATTGGAGCCCATTGGGACACGGTTCCTTTCTCAGGTGGAATGGATGATAACGGGAGTGGGGTCACGGCTGTCCTGGAG GTTGCGCGAGCCATGACAGAAGGTGGTTGTCGCCCCAAGCACAGTGTCATCTTTGTTGCGTTTGATTTAGAAGAAGTCGGTTGCTTGggaagtattttttttgtgcgtgattttttgattcaacAAGTCCTTCAACCGCACGGGGCTAAGCTGAAGGGCGCTTTCATTCTGGATACAATAATGAATTATAATGAGACCCAGTTTTCACAGACACTGTCACCTGAATGGCAATCCGCCCTCCCTTTCTTTTGGGAAGATATACAG GCCGAAAACAATACTGGGGACTTTTTAGCAGTTCTTTACAGAAAAGACGTAGATGCTTCGTTGGCAGACACTTTGGCTTCCAACTGGAAAAGTGATGGAAAACCAAGCAAGAAGAAATCTCAAAGAGATAATACGGTTGACAGAAATCCAAGAACGTTTCGAGTtaacaacaaagaaataacaataatgaaaacacaag ATAAACCAATAGAGACAGTAAAATCAAGCAGCAGTAAATATCGCTTGAAAAAGGTACAAATGGACTTGGTAGCTGAGGTGGGAGAAGAGCTTGAGCTTCTGACTGGCTGGATTGATCTTTTGCGAAGCGACCATAG TCGATTTTGGTACCACAACATCGAGAGCTATTCCCATTCCTTTCCAGCGGTACTCATTACAGATACAG CACCTTACCGTGGGATCATGCAGGAATGTTATCATCAAGAAT gtGACTCATCATCTGCGAAtgagaatttgaaatttgccaATATTCCATTCTTGACCAAAACGTGCCAGGCATTGATAGATACCatg gTGAGCCTAAGTGAATCAAAGTGCCTATTCCAGTCTCAACAACAAGAGGGAACTAAAGGTCGTCGACAGGGTgccagtaaacaaaaaatttcctcTTATTCCTCCGGATCCCGCACAACATTTTTTCCTCAAATTCTTATGGTCACAATTGCATTATTGTCACTCAAATGA